One window of the Leishmania infantum JPCM5 genome chromosome 28 genome contains the following:
- the P27 gene encoding P27 protein, translated as MSRCTNKISGGTARANLVDHGVYVKPMSLNPFLGAVHDGTSTGYCQGYSAKPMHWLYRFRYNVLPQGISCGFFSRNPYGRYVHWLEVSTIEKIRMQLQSVESMPVSVLVTLVVIYSLWFSYRLTFLHPDITLYNLGLWSTKPWVQQQRFNKKIDIDQQVYRWVHRVPEFSITDPIREIYKLEIGANEPYLEHVRGMGREKELTLYANERTEGAGSIRPLNIRHEDLSGHNPGPLMSGHGV; from the coding sequence ATGTCTCGTTGCACGAACAAGATATCCGGTGGCACGGCTCGCGCCAACCTGGTGGACCACGGTGTCTATGTGAAGCCGATGAGCTTAAACCCCTTTCTCGGCGCCGTTCACGATGGCACTAGCACAGGCTACTGCCAGGGCTACTCGGCCAAGCCGATGCATTGGCTTTACCGCTTCCGCTACAACGTGCTGCCACAGGGCATTTCTTGCGGCTTCTTCTCGCGCAACCCGTACGGCCGCTACGTGCACTGGCTTGAGGTGAGCACGATCGAGAAGATACGAATGCAGCTGCAGTCGGTGGAGTCGATGCCGGTCTCGGTGTTGGTGACGCTTGTCGTGATCTACTCCCTGTGGTTTTCGTACCGCCTCACCTTTCTGCACCCCGACATCACGCTATACAACCTTGGCCTATGGTCCACGAAGCCgtgggtgcagcagcagcgcttcaaCAAGAAGATCGACATTGACCAGCAGGTCTACCGCTGGGTACACCGCGTGCCGGAGTTTTCAATAACGGACCCGATCCGTGAGATATACAAACTGGAGATCGGGGCGAACGAGCCGTATCTGGAGCACGTGCGCGGTATGGGCCGCGAGAAGGAGCTTACGCTATACGCGAACGAGCGCACCGAGGGGGCTGGCAGCATCCGTCCTCTCAACATCCGCCATGAGGACCTCAGCGGCCACAACCCGGGTCCGCTGATGTCCGGCCACGGTGTGTAA